The following coding sequences lie in one Bacteroides helcogenes P 36-108 genomic window:
- a CDS encoding helix-turn-helix transcriptional regulator, giving the protein MTMPEIAIVEPNILTCMGLESLLEEIIPMATIRTFHSFAELVDDTPDMYAHYFISSQIYFEHTAFFLERKPKTIVLAGGDNRPQLSGVPTLNIYQDEKSLIKNILQLHRYGHQHGHPGKQPHGHPESPSNTDCGHELSAREIEVLVLVTKGFINKEIADKLNISLTTVISHRKNITEKLGIKSVSGLTIYAIMHGYVEADRI; this is encoded by the coding sequence ATGACTATGCCTGAAATAGCAATTGTAGAGCCGAACATACTGACATGCATGGGACTGGAAAGTCTTCTGGAAGAAATTATACCAATGGCCACCATCCGGACCTTCCATTCTTTCGCAGAGTTGGTGGATGACACTCCCGACATGTATGCCCATTATTTCATCTCATCCCAGATTTACTTTGAGCATACCGCCTTCTTTCTGGAACGGAAACCCAAGACCATTGTACTGGCAGGCGGAGACAACCGCCCCCAGCTTTCGGGAGTACCTACCCTGAATATTTATCAGGATGAAAAAAGCCTGATAAAGAATATACTGCAACTGCACCGGTACGGACATCAGCACGGACATCCGGGAAAGCAACCACACGGGCATCCGGAATCTCCTTCCAATACGGACTGCGGACACGAGCTTTCAGCCCGCGAAATAGAAGTGCTGGTACTTGTCACCAAAGGATTCATCAACAAAGAGATTGCAGACAAACTGAATATCAGCCTGACCACCGTCATTTCACACCGCAAAAACATCACGGAGAAACTCGGAATAAAATCCGTATCGGGACTTACCATCTATGCAATAATGCACGGATACGTGGAAGCGGACAGAATTTAA
- a CDS encoding NAD(P)/FAD-dependent oxidoreductase, producing the protein MIQEYTLRVLPETATNEQRLKEYLVQEKGLNAREIMGTRILKRSIDARQRTVFVNLTVRIYLNEMPQDDSYQRTLYNNVEGKPQVIVVGAGPGGLFAALRLIELGLRPVIVERGKDVRERKKDLAQIGRQQTVNPESNYSFGEGGAGAYSDGKLYTRSKKRGNADKILNVFCQHGASTSILVDAHPHIGTDKLPRVIENMRNTIIECGGEVHFETRMDVLIIEGDEVKGIETNTGKTFLGPVILATGHSARDVYRWLAANHVEIEAKGIAVGVRLEHPAELIDQIQYHNRNGRGKFLPTAEYSFVNQVEGRGVYSFCMCPGGFVVPAASGPQQIVVNGMSPSNRGSRWSNSGMVVELRPEDLNNNGLSMMNDESPHGEDTHHSSLSMMRLQESLERLCWQQGNMKQTAPAQRMTDFTKKKLSYDLPESSYAPGLVSSPLHFWMPPFIADRLGKAFLQFGKYSHGFLTNEAVMIGVETRTSAPVRIIRDKETLQHIRIKGLFPCGEGAGYAGGIVSAGMDGERCADAARLYIK; encoded by the coding sequence ATGATACAAGAATATACCCTCAGAGTTCTGCCCGAAACTGCGACAAACGAACAACGGCTGAAAGAGTATCTGGTACAAGAGAAAGGTCTGAATGCACGTGAGATTATGGGCACGCGCATCCTGAAACGAAGCATCGACGCCCGGCAACGAACCGTGTTCGTGAATCTGACCGTACGCATCTACCTGAATGAGATGCCACAGGATGATAGCTACCAACGCACCTTATATAATAATGTGGAAGGAAAACCACAGGTCATTGTGGTTGGCGCGGGCCCGGGAGGATTGTTTGCAGCCTTACGCCTCATTGAGCTCGGATTGCGCCCCGTCATTGTGGAACGTGGCAAAGACGTGCGCGAACGAAAAAAAGACCTTGCACAGATAGGACGACAGCAGACTGTCAATCCGGAATCCAATTACAGTTTCGGAGAAGGGGGTGCAGGCGCCTACTCGGATGGAAAGCTATATACCCGCAGCAAAAAACGGGGAAATGCCGATAAGATACTGAACGTATTCTGCCAGCACGGAGCCTCAACCTCCATACTGGTGGATGCGCATCCGCATATAGGTACAGACAAGCTGCCGCGCGTCATCGAGAATATGCGCAACACTATCATCGAATGTGGCGGAGAAGTACACTTTGAAACCCGTATGGACGTGCTGATTATCGAAGGAGACGAAGTGAAAGGCATTGAAACCAATACCGGGAAAACATTCCTCGGCCCGGTGATACTCGCCACCGGCCATTCCGCCAGGGATGTGTACCGTTGGCTTGCCGCCAACCACGTGGAGATTGAGGCGAAAGGAATCGCGGTAGGCGTGCGTCTGGAACATCCGGCAGAATTGATAGACCAGATACAATACCACAATCGGAACGGCAGGGGTAAATTTCTGCCTACCGCCGAATACAGTTTCGTGAACCAAGTAGAAGGAAGAGGTGTATATAGTTTCTGTATGTGTCCGGGAGGCTTTGTCGTGCCTGCCGCCAGCGGTCCTCAACAAATCGTAGTCAACGGCATGAGCCCCAGCAACCGAGGATCTCGTTGGAGCAACAGCGGAATGGTGGTAGAGCTCCGGCCGGAAGACTTAAATAACAATGGACTATCAATGATGAATGATGAATCGCCGCACGGCGAAGATACTCATCATTCATCATTAAGCATGATGCGCCTCCAAGAATCCCTTGAACGGCTGTGCTGGCAGCAAGGCAACATGAAGCAAACCGCACCGGCACAGCGGATGACGGATTTTACCAAAAAGAAACTCAGCTATGATCTGCCGGAAAGTTCATACGCTCCGGGACTGGTATCTTCTCCCCTGCATTTCTGGATGCCTCCCTTCATAGCAGACAGATTAGGAAAAGCCTTCCTTCAATTCGGCAAGTACAGCCACGGATTCCTGACAAACGAAGCAGTGATGATAGGAGTTGAAACACGCACATCGGCGCCGGTTCGCATAATCAGAGACAAAGAGACGTTGCAGCACATCCGCATAAAAGGACTGTTCCCCTGCGGAGAAGGGGCCGGATATGCAGGAGGCATCGTTTCGGCGGGCATGGACGGAGAAAGATGCGCCGATGCCGCCCGACTATATATTAAATAA
- the radA gene encoding DNA repair protein RadA, with translation MAKEKTVYVCSNCGQESPKWVGKCPSCGEWNTYVEEVIRKETVNKRPVSGIETTKARPVTLNEIAAGDEPRIDLHDTELNRVLGGGLVQGSLVLIGGEPGIGKSTLVLQTVLQMPEKRILYISGEESARQLKLRADRLTNTPGDCLIVCETSLEQIYVHIKNTRPDLVIIDSIQTISTETLESSPGSIAQIRECSASILRFAKETHTAVILIGHINKEGSIAGPKVLEHIVDTVLQFEGDQHYMYRILRSIKNRFGSTAELGIYEMRQDGLRQVNNPSELLLSQDHEGMSGIAIASAIEGVRPFLIETQALVSSAVYGNPQRSATGFDIRRMNMLLAVLEKRVGFKLAQKDVFLNIAGGLKVNDPAIDLAVISAILSSNMDTAIEPEVCMAGEIGLSGEIRPVNRIEQRIGEAEKLGFKRFILPKYNMQGLNAKKTRIELIPVRKVEEAFRTLFG, from the coding sequence ATGGCAAAAGAAAAAACTGTTTATGTGTGCAGTAACTGCGGACAAGAATCTCCCAAATGGGTAGGCAAATGCCCGTCGTGCGGAGAATGGAATACATACGTGGAAGAAGTGATACGGAAAGAAACCGTAAACAAGCGTCCCGTCTCCGGCATAGAAACGACTAAAGCCAGACCGGTTACCCTGAATGAGATAGCAGCCGGTGACGAACCGCGCATCGATCTCCATGATACCGAACTGAACAGGGTGTTGGGAGGAGGACTGGTACAAGGCTCTCTCGTATTGATAGGGGGCGAACCGGGCATAGGTAAATCGACCCTGGTATTGCAGACTGTATTGCAGATGCCGGAAAAGCGGATACTCTATATCTCAGGTGAAGAAAGTGCACGCCAACTGAAACTGCGCGCCGACCGGTTGACAAATACACCCGGTGACTGTCTCATCGTCTGTGAAACTTCTCTGGAACAAATCTATGTACACATAAAAAACACACGTCCGGATCTTGTAATCATAGACTCCATACAGACTATCTCAACCGAAACACTCGAATCTTCCCCTGGAAGCATCGCCCAGATACGAGAGTGCTCCGCCTCCATACTGCGCTTTGCAAAAGAAACACACACAGCCGTCATTCTGATAGGACACATCAACAAGGAAGGCAGCATAGCCGGCCCGAAAGTTCTGGAACACATTGTGGACACCGTACTCCAGTTCGAAGGAGATCAACATTATATGTACCGCATACTCCGCAGCATCAAGAACCGTTTTGGCAGTACGGCGGAATTGGGCATCTACGAAATGCGCCAGGACGGACTACGGCAAGTAAACAATCCCTCGGAATTACTTTTGAGTCAAGACCACGAGGGCATGAGTGGAATAGCCATCGCTTCGGCCATAGAAGGCGTCAGACCTTTCCTCATCGAAACACAGGCATTGGTGAGCAGCGCCGTGTATGGCAATCCGCAACGCTCTGCCACAGGATTTGACATCCGGCGCATGAATATGCTGCTGGCCGTACTGGAAAAACGGGTCGGCTTCAAACTGGCGCAAAAAGACGTATTTCTCAATATAGCCGGAGGTCTGAAAGTGAATGACCCCGCCATAGACCTCGCTGTAATCAGCGCCATCCTGTCCAGCAACATGGACACTGCCATAGAACCGGAAGTCTGCATGGCAGGTGAAATCGGCCTGTCAGGAGAAATACGCCCGGTAAACCGCATTGAGCAGCGCATCGGGGAAGCGGAGAAACTTGGATTCAAACGCTTCATATTGCCCAAGTACAACATGCAAGGGCTCAATGCAAAAAAGACAAGAATAGAATTAATACCCGTACGGAAAGTGGAAGAAGCATTCCGTACATTATTCGGATAG
- a CDS encoding asparaginase, with the protein MSPDNTSVLLIYTGGTIGMIENAETGALENFNFEQLQKHVPELQRFTFRIDTYQFDPPMDSSDMDPEAWRKLVRVISDNYNRYTGFVILHGTDTMAYTASALSFMLEGLSKPVILTGSQLPIGVLRTDGKENLLTSIEIATACRSNGQPIVPEVCIFFENHLMRGNRTTKMNAENFNAFRSFNYPVLASAGIHIKYNNVQIQVHGNRNELKPHYLLDTNIAVLKLFPGIQENVIEAVLSTKGLKAVVLETYGSGNAPRKTWFLQRLHDACEQGIVIVNVTQCSSGTVEMERYETGYQLMQAGIVCGYDSTTESAVTKLMFLLGHDYSPAKVRELMSRPLAGEITV; encoded by the coding sequence ATGAGCCCTGATAATACTTCCGTTTTGCTAATCTACACCGGTGGAACCATCGGTATGATAGAGAATGCCGAAACCGGTGCTTTGGAAAATTTCAACTTCGAGCAACTGCAAAAGCATGTGCCCGAACTCCAAAGGTTTACATTCCGTATTGATACCTATCAGTTCGATCCGCCCATGGACTCGTCTGACATGGATCCGGAAGCATGGCGCAAGCTGGTACGCGTTATCAGTGACAACTACAACCGATATACCGGTTTCGTTATCCTGCACGGCACAGATACAATGGCCTACACAGCCTCAGCTCTCAGTTTTATGCTCGAAGGTTTGAGCAAGCCCGTCATCCTCACCGGTTCCCAATTGCCCATCGGCGTGCTGCGCACGGATGGTAAAGAGAACCTGCTGACCAGTATCGAGATAGCCACTGCCTGCCGTTCCAACGGACAGCCCATCGTTCCGGAAGTTTGCATCTTCTTCGAAAACCACCTGATGCGCGGCAACCGTACCACCAAGATGAATGCAGAGAACTTCAATGCCTTCCGTTCATTCAACTACCCGGTACTCGCATCGGCCGGCATACATATTAAATATAATAATGTGCAAATTCAGGTACATGGCAACCGCAACGAGTTGAAGCCGCATTATCTGCTGGACACCAACATCGCTGTACTAAAGCTCTTTCCCGGCATTCAGGAGAATGTGATAGAGGCCGTTCTTTCCACCAAAGGCTTAAAAGCGGTCGTCCTTGAGACTTATGGCTCCGGAAACGCCCCCCGCAAAACATGGTTCCTGCAACGTCTGCACGATGCTTGCGAGCAGGGCATTGTCATTGTCAATGTCACCCAATGCAGTTCGGGTACTGTTGAAATGGAACGCTACGAAACCGGTTACCAACTGATGCAGGCAGGAATCGTTTGTGGATATGACAGCACAACGGAGTCTGCCGTAACCAAACTTATGTTTCTTTTGGGACACGATTATTCCCCGGCCAAAGTACGCGAACTGATGAGCCGCCCGCTTGCGGGAGAAATTACGGTATAA
- the thrA gene encoding bifunctional aspartate kinase/homoserine dehydrogenase I, protein MKVLKFGGSSVGTASSILSVKKIVEAVNEPVIVVVSALGGITDKLINTSKMASVGDASYENEFREIVYRHVEMIKEVIPAGEAQVALQRQVGELLNELKDIFQGIYLIKDLSQKTSDTIVSYGERLSSIIAAQLTGAEWFDSRKFIKTERKHSKHVLDVELTNTLVCETFGNLPERTLVPGFISTDKVTGDVTNLGRGGSDYTAAIIAAALDADCLEIWTDVDGFMTADPRVISTAYTISELSYVEATELCNFGAKVVYPPTIYPVCHKNIPILVKNTFNPEGAGTVIKQEVSNPECKAIKGISSINDTSLITVQGLGMVGVIGVNYRIFKALAKNGISVFLVSQASSENSTSIGVRNADADLACEVLNEEFAKEIEMGEISPIQAEKNLATVAIVGENMKHTPGIAGKLFGTLGRNGINVIACAQGASETNISFVIDSRSLRKSLNVIHDSFFLSEYQVLNLFICGIGTVGGSLIEQIHCQRQKLMQENGLQLNVVGIADASKAMFGREGFDLGNFREELKKKGKDSSLEILRDEIIGMNIFNSVFVDCTASAGVASLYKDLLQHNVSVVAANKIAASSEYDNYRELKQIARQRGVKYLFETNVGAGLPIINTINDLIHSGDKILKIEAVLSGTLNYIFNKISADIPFSKTIKMAQEERYSEPDPRIDLSGKDVIRKLVILAREAGYRLEQSDVEKNLFVPDDFFEGSLEDFWKKVPSLDADFEARRKVLEAENKHWRFVAKLENGKASVGLQEVGSNHPFYGLEGSNNIILLTTERYKEYPMMIQGYGAGAGVTAAGVFADIMSIANV, encoded by the coding sequence ATGAAAGTATTAAAGTTCGGCGGTTCATCCGTAGGAACCGCAAGTAGTATCTTGAGCGTAAAAAAAATAGTAGAAGCAGTAAACGAACCGGTGATTGTGGTAGTATCCGCATTGGGTGGCATCACAGACAAACTGATTAACACCTCCAAGATGGCATCAGTCGGAGATGCTTCTTACGAAAATGAATTCCGCGAGATTGTTTACCGTCATGTAGAAATGATTAAAGAAGTGATTCCGGCAGGTGAAGCTCAAGTGGCTTTGCAGCGCCAGGTAGGTGAGTTGCTCAATGAGCTGAAAGATATTTTTCAGGGCATCTATTTGATTAAGGATCTTTCGCAAAAGACTTCCGACACAATTGTGAGTTATGGTGAGCGTTTGTCGTCTATCATTGCGGCGCAGTTGACAGGGGCGGAGTGGTTTGATTCACGCAAGTTTATCAAAACAGAGAGAAAACACTCCAAGCATGTGCTTGATGTAGAACTGACTAATACGTTGGTATGCGAAACATTCGGCAATCTGCCTGAACGCACGCTGGTTCCGGGTTTTATTTCTACGGATAAGGTGACGGGGGATGTGACGAATTTGGGGAGAGGCGGTTCAGATTATACCGCCGCTATTATTGCTGCCGCACTGGATGCCGACTGTTTGGAAATATGGACAGATGTGGACGGCTTTATGACTGCCGATCCACGTGTGATTTCTACGGCATATACCATCAGTGAACTTAGCTACGTGGAAGCTACGGAACTTTGTAACTTTGGTGCGAAAGTAGTCTATCCGCCAACGATTTATCCTGTTTGCCATAAGAATATCCCCATTCTCGTAAAAAATACATTCAATCCCGAAGGTGCGGGAACCGTGATCAAACAAGAGGTTTCCAATCCGGAATGCAAGGCTATCAAGGGAATCTCATCCATCAATGATACAAGCCTGATTACGGTGCAGGGTCTGGGCATGGTAGGTGTTATCGGTGTGAACTATCGCATATTCAAGGCACTGGCAAAGAACGGCATCAGTGTGTTCCTTGTGTCGCAGGCTTCCTCGGAGAATTCAACTTCCATCGGCGTGCGCAATGCGGATGCCGATCTGGCCTGCGAGGTGCTGAATGAAGAATTTGCCAAGGAAATAGAGATGGGAGAAATTTCACCTATTCAGGCTGAAAAGAATCTTGCCACGGTGGCCATCGTGGGTGAAAATATGAAGCATACGCCGGGCATTGCGGGCAAGCTGTTCGGTACATTGGGGCGTAATGGCATCAATGTGATAGCTTGTGCGCAGGGTGCTTCGGAAACTAATATCTCGTTTGTGATAGATAGCAGGTCATTGCGTAAATCACTGAACGTCATTCATGACTCTTTCTTCTTGTCGGAATATCAGGTCTTGAACCTCTTTATTTGTGGCATCGGTACGGTGGGCGGCAGTTTGATAGAACAGATTCACTGTCAACGCCAGAAATTGATGCAGGAGAACGGGTTGCAGTTGAATGTCGTAGGCATAGCCGATGCGTCCAAGGCAATGTTCGGCCGTGAAGGTTTTGATTTGGGGAATTTTCGCGAGGAGTTGAAGAAAAAAGGGAAAGACAGTTCCTTAGAGATATTGCGTGACGAAATTATCGGTATGAATATCTTTAATTCTGTGTTTGTTGACTGTACGGCAAGCGCAGGCGTGGCCTCGCTTTATAAGGATTTGCTGCAACACAATGTATCTGTAGTAGCTGCCAACAAGATTGCTGCTTCTTCGGAATATGATAATTATCGCGAACTGAAACAGATTGCTCGCCAGCGTGGTGTGAAGTATCTGTTTGAAACGAATGTAGGTGCAGGTCTTCCTATTATTAATACAATTAATGACCTCATCCATAGCGGTGACAAGATATTGAAGATTGAAGCTGTGTTGAGTGGTACTCTGAATTATATCTTCAACAAGATCAGTGCAGACATTCCTTTCAGCAAGACTATCAAGATGGCACAGGAAGAACGCTATTCCGAACCCGATCCGCGTATCGACCTTAGTGGTAAGGATGTAATCCGCAAACTCGTGATCCTGGCGCGTGAAGCAGGTTATCGTTTGGAACAGAGCGATGTGGAAAAGAACCTCTTTGTGCCTGATGATTTCTTTGAAGGTTCACTGGAAGACTTCTGGAAGAAAGTACCAAGCCTTGATGCCGATTTCGAAGCACGACGCAAAGTATTGGAAGCCGAGAATAAACATTGGCGTTTCGTTGCGAAGCTGGAAAACGGTAAAGCATCTGTAGGTTTGCAGGAAGTAGGTTCCAACCATCCGTTCTACGGCTTGGAAGGTAGCAACAACATTATCCTATTGACTACCGAACGTTATAAGGAATATCCGATGATGATACAAGGCTATGGCGCCGGTGCGGGTGTAACAGCTGCGGGTGTCTTTGCGGATATTATGAGTATAGCAAACGTTTAA
- a CDS encoding cofactor-independent phosphoglycerate mutase codes for MKHIIILGDGMADWPVKALGNKTLLQATDTPYMDKLARMGRTGRLMTVADGFHPGSEVANMSVLGYDLPKVYEGRGPLEAASIGVDLQPGEMAMRCNIICIEEDNIKNHSAGHITTEEADVLVKYLQEQLGDERVRFYTGVQYRHLLVIKGGDKRIDCTPPHDVPLKPFRPLMVKPMVGTENITTPEGQADLTPQETADLVNDLILRSQVILQNHPINQKRMAEGKDPANSIWPWSPGYRPQMERLADKFPQVKRGAVISAVDLINGIGYYAGLRRLTVEGATGLYDTNYENKVAAALDALKTDDFVYLHIEASDEAGHEGNIPLKILTIENLDSRAVGPIYEAVKDWDEPVAIAVLPDHPTPCELRTHTSEPVPFLIWYPGIEPDEVQTFDEVAACNGSYGLMKEDEFINEFMK; via the coding sequence ATGAAACACATCATTATACTGGGTGACGGTATGGCTGACTGGCCTGTAAAGGCCTTGGGCAACAAGACTTTGTTGCAAGCTACCGATACGCCTTATATGGATAAACTGGCACGAATGGGACGCACGGGACGGTTGATGACTGTTGCCGATGGATTTCATCCGGGCAGTGAGGTGGCGAATATGTCCGTTCTGGGCTATGATCTGCCGAAAGTATATGAAGGTCGCGGTCCATTGGAAGCGGCAAGTATTGGTGTGGATTTGCAGCCGGGCGAAATGGCGATGCGTTGCAACATAATCTGCATTGAAGAAGATAACATCAAGAATCATTCTGCCGGACATATCACCACTGAAGAGGCGGATGTGCTGGTGAAATATCTGCAAGAACAATTGGGGGATGAACGTGTACGTTTCTATACGGGGGTCCAATACCGTCATTTGTTAGTGATAAAGGGTGGAGACAAGCGTATTGATTGCACACCGCCGCACGATGTTCCTTTAAAACCTTTCCGTCCATTAATGGTGAAACCGATGGTGGGAACTGAGAACATTACCACGCCCGAAGGCCAAGCTGACTTGACTCCTCAAGAGACTGCCGACCTTGTTAACGATTTAATCCTGCGTTCGCAGGTAATCTTGCAGAACCATCCTATCAACCAAAAGCGTATGGCCGAAGGTAAAGACCCAGCCAATAGCATTTGGCCGTGGAGTCCCGGTTATCGTCCGCAGATGGAACGCCTTGCCGATAAGTTCCCGCAAGTGAAACGGGGTGCTGTGATTTCCGCAGTCGATTTGATTAATGGCATCGGTTATTATGCCGGATTGCGTCGCCTCACCGTAGAAGGTGCTACCGGATTGTACGATACTAACTATGAAAATAAAGTCGCTGCCGCTTTGGATGCATTGAAAACGGATGATTTTGTTTATCTGCATATCGAAGCAAGTGATGAGGCTGGTCATGAAGGGAATATCCCTTTAAAAATCCTGACGATTGAAAACTTGGATAGTCGTGCTGTAGGTCCTATCTATGAAGCAGTGAAAGACTGGGACGAGCCTGTAGCCATTGCTGTGCTGCCCGATCATCCTACACCTTGCGAGCTTCGTACACATACCTCCGAACCTGTCCCATTCCTGATTTGGTATCCGGGTATTGAGCCGGACGAAGTGCAAACCTTTGATGAAGTAGCCGCCTGCAATGGCAGTTACGGATTGATGAAAGAAGATGAGTTTATTAATGAATTTATGAAATAA
- the thrC gene encoding threonine synthase, which translates to MKYYSTNKQAPEATLEEAVVRGLAADKGLFMPFTIKPLPQEFYDSIDTLSFQEIAYRVADAFFGEDVPADVLKQIVYDTLSFDIPLVQVTENIYSLELFHGPTLAFKDVGGRFMARLLGYFIRKEGKKQVNVLVATSGDTGSAVANGFLGVEGIHVYVLYPKGKVSEIQEKQFTTLGQNITALEIDGTFDDCQALVKAAFMDGELNEHLQLTSANSINVARFLPQAFYYFYAYAQLKRAGKADNAVICVPSGNFGNITAGLFGKRMGLPVKRFIASNNRNDIFYQYLQTGVYSPRPSIATIANAMDVGDPSNFARVLDLYGGSHADISAEISGTTYTDEQIAETMKKVWKEDHYLLDPHGACGFRALVEGLHPGETGVFLETAHPAKFKDTVEKIIGEAVEIPEKLQAFMRGEKKSLSMSKDFADFKQYLMSL; encoded by the coding sequence ATGAAATACTATAGTACCAACAAACAAGCCCCCGAAGCTACCCTTGAAGAAGCGGTAGTACGCGGACTTGCCGCAGACAAAGGACTTTTCATGCCCTTTACCATCAAACCGTTGCCGCAGGAGTTCTACGACAGCATCGACACACTCAGTTTTCAGGAAATAGCCTACCGGGTAGCCGATGCTTTCTTTGGAGAAGATGTTCCGGCTGATGTGCTGAAACAGATTGTGTATGATACGTTGAGTTTCGACATTCCTTTGGTACAGGTTACAGAGAATATTTATTCCTTGGAACTGTTCCACGGTCCTACGCTTGCCTTTAAGGATGTGGGTGGTCGCTTTATGGCTCGTCTACTGGGCTACTTCATCCGCAAAGAAGGGAAAAAGCAGGTGAATGTACTGGTAGCCACTTCCGGTGATACGGGAAGTGCCGTAGCTAATGGCTTTCTGGGTGTGGAAGGTATTCATGTATATGTGCTTTATCCGAAAGGCAAAGTCAGCGAAATACAAGAAAAACAGTTCACTACTTTAGGGCAGAACATTACCGCCCTCGAAATAGATGGTACATTTGATGATTGCCAAGCTTTGGTAAAAGCCGCTTTCATGGACGGAGAACTCAACGAGCACTTGCAACTGACCAGTGCCAATTCCATCAATGTAGCCCGATTCCTGCCGCAAGCATTCTATTACTTCTATGCATACGCACAGTTGAAGCGTGCAGGCAAAGCAGACAATGCTGTTATCTGTGTACCCAGTGGTAACTTCGGTAACATTACAGCCGGACTTTTTGGCAAGCGCATGGGACTTCCGGTGAAACGCTTTATCGCTTCCAATAACCGTAATGATATATTCTACCAATATTTGCAGACGGGTGTTTACTCGCCCCGTCCCAGCATTGCTACCATTGCCAATGCTATGGATGTAGGCGATCCGAGTAACTTTGCCCGCGTGCTCGACCTTTATGGAGGCAGTCATGCTGACATTTCTGCCGAAATCAGCGGTACTACTTATACCGACGAGCAGATTGCCGAAACCATGAAAAAGGTTTGGAAAGAAGACCATTACCTGCTCGATCCTCATGGAGCATGTGGTTTCCGTGCCTTAGTAGAAGGACTTCATCCCGGCGAGACGGGTGTTTTCCTGGAAACGGCACATCCGGCTAAGTTCAAGGATACGGTAGAGAAGATTATCGGCGAAGCAGTAGAGATACCGGAAAAACTGCAAGCCTTTATGCGGGGCGAGAAGAAAAGCTTGTCGATGTCGAAAGACTTTGCAGACTTCAAACAATATCTGATGAGTTTATAA
- a CDS encoding porin, whose protein sequence is MKKIMLLGLFILSLFAVQVNAQEEKTLKVNPTGRILMDGGLFHSDNKEFVDGVAIPDARVGVKASYGKFKAKVDIGYAYGKISLKDIFVERQLSSHSLLRVGNFVHQFGLQSSTSSSMKVTMEEPTSNEAFFNSRLIGAMYMYDKGGFFGTASVHVESEALKKKSNELGKMGYGAMSRLVYRPLRNDGALFQVGISGGYETPRYNSDEALNHTSFDLGANFPTRIAKVRAVNALITDAKNLFKFTPELVAAYGPVALESQYYFLQVNREKGFMNYKASGVYGILRGLVIGGDYKHSHTDCGIATPAPGSLECVLGYNYTDMSDAKAEIYGGRLNDVSFTMNYYLNKYMIWRFRYSYTRTTNRQGIDNQSLNAFQTRFQIIF, encoded by the coding sequence ATGAAAAAAATTATGTTGTTAGGATTGTTCATCCTATCCTTGTTCGCCGTACAGGTGAATGCACAAGAAGAAAAGACATTGAAAGTGAACCCTACCGGAAGAATCTTGATGGATGGAGGTTTGTTTCACTCCGATAATAAAGAGTTTGTGGATGGAGTAGCCATACCCGATGCCCGTGTAGGTGTTAAAGCATCCTACGGAAAGTTCAAAGCAAAAGTAGATATAGGGTATGCATACGGAAAGATAAGTCTGAAAGATATCTTTGTGGAAAGACAACTTTCGTCCCACTCCCTACTACGTGTCGGGAACTTCGTCCACCAGTTCGGTTTGCAAAGTTCTACAAGTTCGTCTATGAAGGTTACGATGGAAGAACCTACGAGCAATGAAGCATTCTTTAATTCAAGATTGATCGGAGCGATGTATATGTACGATAAAGGAGGCTTCTTCGGTACAGCAAGCGTACATGTTGAAAGCGAAGCACTCAAGAAAAAATCGAACGAACTTGGCAAGATGGGATATGGCGCTATGAGCCGCTTGGTATATCGTCCATTGCGCAATGACGGAGCTTTGTTCCAAGTAGGCATATCGGGAGGTTACGAAACTCCCAGATACAATAGCGACGAGGCATTGAACCATACCAGTTTTGATCTGGGTGCCAATTTCCCAACCCGCATAGCCAAAGTAAGAGCCGTGAATGCGCTGATAACAGATGCCAAGAATCTGTTCAAGTTTACTCCTGAACTGGTAGCAGCCTACGGACCTGTAGCATTAGAATCGCAATACTACTTCCTCCAAGTCAACAGAGAGAAAGGGTTCATGAACTACAAAGCAAGCGGAGTTTATGGCATCCTGAGAGGATTGGTAATTGGCGGAGACTACAAGCATTCGCATACAGATTGCGGTATAGCCACTCCGGCTCCCGGTTCATTAGAGTGTGTCCTCGGTTACAACTATACGGATATGTCGGATGCTAAAGCCGAAATCTACGGGGGACGGTTGAACGATGTTTCGTTTACTATGAATTATTATCTGAACAAGTATATGATATGGAGATTCAGATACTCATATACCCGGACTACAAACAGGCAGGGAATTGACAATCAATCCTTGAATGCATTCCAGACAAGATTCCAAATTATATTTTAA